Proteins encoded in a region of the Pseudothermotoga elfii DSM 9442 = NBRC 107921 genome:
- a CDS encoding YHS domain-containing protein, whose translation MKVKDPVCGMKIKIHEAAEKFEYMGKEYYFCSKECSEKFKSDPNKFIQPSKKHGCCH comes from the coding sequence ATGAAAGTCAAAGATCCTGTTTGTGGCATGAAAATAAAAATACATGAAGCTGCGGAAAAGTTTGAATATATGGGAAAAGAATATTACTTTTGCAGCAAAGAATGTTCAGAAAAGTTTAAGTCTGACCCGAATAAATTCATCCAGCCTTCTAAAAAACATGGATGTTGTCATTGA
- a CDS encoding DUF1576 domain-containing protein, producing the protein MQKHRVFLYSFGFLFIIFGLITGGLWHPVDLIANLLKIITVPDYLLTDYIEIGGLSAAFINSGILMITFTWFLHLMKLPTTGLSFASILTVGGFALFGKNIFNVWPILIGVFLYSLYKREPFSRYVYVAYFGTAIAPLVTQIAFFLPVKGVNEILVSYIVAIAIGFVLPDLAGYFLTTHKGYNLYNVGFTCGMIGMVAAALLRTYGYEIPSQKVWSIGNNIVLSIFLFFVFALMMYYGWKMNRKSLSNYSKLMKHSGRLVSDFVIFEGFPITLFNMGLLGFSMTFYVLITGSQLNGPTVGGILTVTGFGAFGKHPRNVLPVLFGITIGGLTNKYSLSDPNNVLAALFGTTLSPIAGEFGPIWGIIAGFLHIAVVNNVGFLHGGLNLYNNGFAAGLVAMFLIPLIKVIHKKED; encoded by the coding sequence GTGCAAAAACATAGAGTTTTCCTGTATTCTTTTGGTTTTCTCTTTATTATCTTTGGTTTAATCACAGGTGGACTGTGGCACCCAGTAGACCTGATTGCAAATCTTTTGAAAATAATAACCGTTCCAGATTATTTGCTAACCGATTATATCGAAATTGGTGGGCTATCCGCTGCTTTCATAAATTCCGGTATCCTGATGATCACTTTCACCTGGTTTCTGCACCTCATGAAATTGCCTACCACCGGATTGTCCTTTGCTTCAATACTGACAGTTGGTGGTTTTGCCTTATTTGGAAAAAATATTTTCAATGTCTGGCCAATCTTAATAGGTGTCTTTTTATACTCTCTTTACAAACGAGAACCATTTTCAAGATACGTATACGTTGCATATTTCGGTACAGCCATAGCCCCACTCGTCACACAAATTGCGTTTTTTCTCCCTGTGAAAGGAGTCAACGAGATCCTTGTTTCATATATTGTTGCTATAGCCATCGGATTTGTTTTGCCAGATCTCGCCGGATATTTTTTGACCACTCACAAGGGTTACAATTTATATAATGTTGGGTTTACGTGTGGCATGATCGGTATGGTTGCTGCAGCACTCCTCAGAACCTACGGCTATGAAATACCATCGCAAAAAGTCTGGTCAATCGGCAATAATATCGTTCTATCAATTTTTCTATTTTTTGTTTTTGCTTTAATGATGTACTATGGCTGGAAAATGAACAGAAAATCACTTTCGAATTATAGCAAGCTTATGAAACACTCTGGAAGATTGGTCAGTGATTTTGTCATATTTGAGGGATTTCCGATAACACTTTTCAACATGGGATTACTCGGTTTTTCAATGACCTTCTATGTGCTGATAACCGGTAGTCAACTGAATGGACCAACTGTGGGTGGAATTCTTACCGTAACCGGTTTTGGAGCCTTTGGAAAACATCCAAGAAATGTTCTACCAGTTTTATTCGGCATAACTATCGGAGGTCTCACGAATAAATACAGTTTATCAGACCCCAACAATGTACTTGCCGCCTTGTTTGGAACAACGCTTTCACCAATTGCCGGAGAATTTGGACCAATATGGGGTATTATCGCTGGCTTCCTCCATATAGCTGTTGTAAACAATGTGGGATTCCTGCATGGTGGGCTCAATCTTTATAATAACGGATTTGCCGCAGGGCTTGTGGCGATGTTTTTAATTCCTTTGATAAAAGTAATCCACAAGAAGGAGGATTAA
- a CDS encoding SHOCT domain-containing protein, whose protein sequence is MCWWWFGRWNFFSHWNWFGAVIMIVWSIVVIVAAAMFFRWFFSSFGANAMEKSNRALEILKERLAKGEITEEEYERLKKTLV, encoded by the coding sequence ATGTGCTGGTGGTGGTTTGGAAGATGGAACTTTTTTAGTCACTGGAATTGGTTTGGAGCCGTAATTATGATTGTCTGGAGCATAGTAGTAATAGTTGCTGCAGCAATGTTTTTTAGATGGTTTTTTTCTTCATTTGGTGCAAATGCTATGGAAAAATCAAACAGGGCTCTGGAAATTCTTAAAGAACGTTTAGCGAAAGGTGAGATTACAGAAGAGGAATATGAAAGGCTCAAAAAAACACTGGTTTGA
- a CDS encoding ABC transporter permease, producing MSLKSYIITRIILALPMIFILLAVIFFILRIIPGDPVLAILGGKAPIEVIQQKRHELGLDKPVLIQFFDYIKGIMTGNLGTSTLTNRPVFEELKDRFPATLELTIFSFLIALIIGLFWGAESAWRKDEGLDIVARVYSLLLYAIPVFWFGLILQLVFASYLRWLPVGGRIPASAEFKIVTGLYVLDAILSKDWHGLIDVFRYLALPSITLGMVISSVFLRMVRNNTVLMLSKDFVKAARARGLRKKIVLYGHAVRNAFVPIFTIMGMEFAILLAGAILTETTFSWPGIGSYLVMKIRYRDFPAIQGTIVFFALFIVIISIIIDIVNALVDPRVRY from the coding sequence TTGTCATTGAAGAGCTATATAATAACAAGGATAATTCTTGCCCTTCCAATGATTTTCATTTTGCTCGCTGTTATATTTTTCATCCTTCGGATCATACCTGGAGATCCTGTGCTCGCTATCCTGGGAGGTAAAGCTCCCATTGAAGTTATCCAGCAAAAGCGCCATGAGTTAGGTTTAGATAAACCTGTGTTAATTCAATTCTTTGACTACATTAAAGGAATTATGACTGGTAACCTTGGTACATCCACACTTACTAACAGACCTGTTTTCGAAGAGCTTAAAGATCGTTTTCCAGCAACTCTGGAACTGACTATTTTTTCTTTCTTGATAGCCCTAATAATTGGGTTATTCTGGGGAGCAGAAAGTGCGTGGAGAAAAGATGAAGGATTGGACATTGTAGCAAGGGTTTATTCATTATTACTGTACGCAATACCTGTTTTCTGGTTTGGTTTGATCTTACAATTAGTGTTTGCTTCATATTTACGATGGCTTCCTGTGGGTGGAAGAATCCCTGCTTCAGCTGAATTTAAAATTGTCACAGGACTTTATGTTCTGGACGCTATTCTCTCGAAAGACTGGCATGGATTGATCGATGTCTTTCGTTATTTAGCACTACCAAGTATAACACTTGGTATGGTTATCTCAAGCGTATTTTTACGAATGGTCCGCAACAACACCGTCTTGATGTTATCCAAAGATTTTGTAAAAGCTGCCAGAGCGAGGGGCTTAAGAAAAAAGATAGTTCTTTATGGACATGCTGTGAGAAATGCCTTTGTCCCGATATTCACAATAATGGGTATGGAATTCGCCATATTGCTCGCGGGTGCTATTCTAACAGAAACGACTTTCTCCTGGCCGGGCATAGGTAGCTACTTAGTTATGAAAATACGTTATAGAGATTTCCCTGCAATTCAGGGCACTATAGTCTTTTTCGCATTATTCATAGTGATAATAAGCATAATCATAGATATAGTGAATGCCTTGGTAGACCCAAGAGTCCGGTACTAA
- a CDS encoding ABC transporter substrate-binding protein → MKKYLVLLFVLLVIAVFSAEFIVVGTTDKIRTLDPANCYDYFSSNILQNILAGPVDYKLGTAEIIPWLFENWSVSDDGLTYIFSIKKGAMFEDGTPIDAEVFKWSWERVLRLNGDPAFLLSDVIDKIEVVDQHTLKVKLKYKFSAFVSVLGYTVAFPVNPKVTPENQFFDEAPLASGPYRITEWQRDVRIVLEANPKYFGPAPKTPKIIIQFFENSAQLRMALETGQIDVAYRHMDPRDILDLKNMESQLGIKVYLGTSPQIRYLVINVKQQPFDNVYVRQALSYAVDRDVITKTVFSDLAKPLYSMIPMGWWSHIDAMPKRDVNMAVELLKKAGYSSSKPLQIDLWYTPSHYGSTEADVAQLLKRSFEETKAIKVNIKYAEWSTYVEYFLNGTMGLFLLGWYPDYLDPDDYVWPFLSESGAKSLGSFYSNMEVENLMMQARGIESVEERSKLYEQVQKSLAQDVPYIPLWQGFADCEAKANISGIILEPTQIFRYYVLEKK, encoded by the coding sequence ATGAAGAAATATCTTGTGCTGTTATTTGTTTTGCTTGTTATTGCCGTGTTTTCCGCTGAATTCATTGTAGTTGGTACCACAGACAAGATTCGAACACTTGATCCTGCCAATTGTTATGATTATTTTTCCAGCAACATTCTTCAAAATATCCTGGCTGGCCCTGTAGACTACAAATTAGGAACAGCCGAAATCATACCGTGGTTGTTTGAAAACTGGAGTGTTTCTGATGATGGACTTACTTACATTTTTTCCATTAAAAAAGGAGCAATGTTTGAGGACGGCACACCAATTGATGCAGAAGTATTCAAATGGTCATGGGAACGCGTATTAAGGTTGAATGGGGATCCGGCGTTCTTGCTGAGTGATGTCATTGATAAAATTGAGGTTGTTGACCAGCACACGTTGAAAGTGAAACTTAAATACAAATTCTCGGCTTTTGTTTCAGTGCTTGGTTACACTGTCGCATTTCCGGTCAATCCAAAAGTAACTCCGGAGAATCAATTTTTTGATGAAGCCCCGTTAGCTTCAGGACCTTACAGGATCACAGAATGGCAAAGAGACGTCAGAATCGTTCTTGAAGCCAATCCAAAATATTTCGGACCTGCTCCAAAGACTCCAAAAATAATCATCCAATTTTTTGAAAACTCCGCACAGTTGAGGATGGCTCTTGAAACAGGGCAAATAGATGTCGCATACAGGCACATGGATCCAAGAGATATTCTCGATCTGAAAAACATGGAATCACAGCTCGGAATAAAGGTCTATTTAGGAACAAGCCCTCAGATTCGTTACTTAGTTATAAATGTTAAACAGCAACCATTTGACAATGTCTATGTGCGACAAGCGTTATCCTATGCCGTTGATAGAGATGTGATTACAAAAACAGTCTTCTCTGATCTGGCAAAACCTCTATATTCCATGATCCCAATGGGATGGTGGAGCCATATTGATGCAATGCCAAAGCGTGACGTGAATATGGCAGTTGAGCTGCTGAAAAAAGCAGGTTATTCTTCTTCAAAGCCCTTGCAGATCGATTTGTGGTATACGCCTTCTCATTACGGTTCTACAGAGGCTGATGTCGCGCAACTTTTGAAAAGATCTTTCGAAGAAACAAAAGCGATAAAAGTAAATATCAAATATGCCGAATGGTCAACGTATGTCGAATATTTCTTGAATGGAACAATGGGATTATTCCTGCTTGGATGGTACCCGGATTATCTCGACCCGGACGATTACGTATGGCCATTCCTGAGTGAAAGCGGAGCCAAGTCGCTCGGTAGTTTTTACAGCAACATGGAAGTTGAGAATTTGATGATGCAAGCACGTGGTATTGAATCCGTTGAAGAAAGATCGAAACTTTATGAGCAAGTTCAAAAATCCTTAGCCCAGGATGTCCCATACATACCTCTCTGGCAAGGTTTTGCAGATTGTGAAGCAAAAGCCAATATATCTGGCATAATCCTTGAACCTACACAAATATTCAGATATTATGTACTTGAGAAAAAGTAA